The Salvia splendens isolate huo1 chromosome 21, SspV2, whole genome shotgun sequence genome includes a window with the following:
- the LOC121783557 gene encoding endoribonuclease YBEY, chloroplastic-like, with amino-acid sequence MLSRLSPFLRAAPLPPPSSMAARVISRVLPSITALPSRLSHAPPHRRFYALASCAEVASISGRRIFVSGGGSRIARFGGRNGGVVVAAERREYRKVRSRRVAVAKKSKEKELELSVKICLEEQLPEDPEILDITEIMRLNVPMAMKLAFERLNGSEYTTRDTVITDVGGYESVELSVLFCNDEFIQKLNKDWRGEDHATDVLSMSQHIPELKLPILMLGDIVISVETAARQAEERGHTLIDEIRILMVHGLLHLLGFDHELSEEAEKEMENEEELMLKGLGWKGKGLIHSAYDAEANGASCDHPSDDRKRAGSLRFYKPKFGYIFCDMDGTLLNSKSQISSSTAEALKEASSRGVKVVIATGKSRPAVMSIFKKAGLAGKDGIISELSPGVFVQGLLVYGRQGREIFRKNLEPTVCREALLYSLEHKIPIIAFTEDRCLTLFEHQLVDSLHTVYNEPKAEIIPSVEQLMAGVEIQKLLFLDTAEGVAGTIRPYWAEATGDRASVVQAQPDMLEIVPLGTSKGGGVKILLDHLGATPDEVMAIGDGENDVEMLQLASLGVALSNGSEKAKAVANVIGISNDEDGAADAIYRYAF; translated from the exons ATGCTCTCTCgcctctctcctttcctccgcGCCGCACCTCTCCCCCCTCCTTCCTCAATGGCGGCGCGCGTTATCTCTCGCGTGCTCCCCTCCATTACCGCCCTGCCTTCAAGACTCTCTCATGCGCCGCCTCATCGCCGATTCTACGCTTTGGCGTCGTGCGCGGAGGTCGCATCTATTTCCGGAAGGAGGATATTTGTCAGCGGTGGTGGCTCTCGTATCGCGCGCTTCGGCGGCAGAAATGGAGGTGTTGTGGTGGCGGCAGAGCGGAGAGAATATCGGAAAGTTAGGAGCAGAAGAGTCGCGGTGGCGAAGAAGAGCAAGGAGAAGGAGCTGGAGCTGAGCGTAAAGATTTGCCTCGAAGAACAATTGCCTGAAGATCCTGAAATTCTG GATATAACAGAAATCATGCGGCTTAATGTTCCAATGGCAATGAAATTGGCATTTGAACGTCTAAACGGTTCAGAATATACAACAAGAGACACTGTAATAACTGATGTTGGCGGCTATGAGAGTGTTGAGCTGTCAGTACTTTTTTGCAACGACGAATTCATTCAGAAACTAAATAAAGACTGGAGAGGCGAAGATCACGCGACAGATGTCCTTTCAATGTCGCAACACATCCCTGAGCTCAAGCTTCCGATT CTAATGTTGGGTGACATCGTAATTTCTGTTGAGACGGCTGCACGGCAGGCAGAGGAGAGAGGACACACTCTTATTGATGAAATTCGTATCCTCATG GTTCATGGGCTGCTACATCTTTTGGGTTTTGATCATGAGCTAAGTGAAGAAGCAGAAAAGGAAATGGAGAATGAAGAGGAACTTATGCTGAAGGGTCTTGGTTGGAAGGGGAAAGGTTTGATTCACAGTGCGTATGATGCTGAAGCCAATGGTGCTTCATGTGATCATCCGTCAGATG ACAGGAAGAGAGCTGGCAGTCTCCGGTTTTACAAACCAAAATTTGGCTACATCTTCTGCGATATGGATG GTACGCTTCTCAACAGCAAAAGTCAAATTTCTTCATCAACAGCAGAAGCTCTGAAAGAAGCCTCGTCAAGGGGTGTGAAAGTAGTGATAGCCACTGGAAAA AGTCGCCCAGCTGTGATGAGTATTTTTAAGAAGGCTGGTTTGGCAGGCAAAGATGGCATCATTTCAGAATTATCACCGGGAGTTTTTGTACAG GGGTTGCTTGTCTATGGGAGGCAGGGACGAGAAATATTCAGAAAGAATCTAGAGCCTACAGTCTGCAGAGAG GCACTTCTCTACTCTCTCGAGCATAAAATTCCGATCATTGCCTTTACTGAGGATAGGTGCTTGACATTGTTTGAACACCAACTTGTTGACTCACTTCATACCGTGTACAACGAGCCAAAG GCAGAAATAATACCATCAGTTGAGCAGCTCATGGCAGGCGTTGAGATACAG AAGCTCCTTTTCTTAGATACTGCTGAGGGAGTTGCTGGTACTATACGGCCATATTGGGCTGAAGCTACAGGTGATCGTGCATCTGTTGTCCAAGCACAACCGGATATGCTTGAAATTGTCCCGCTTGGCACATCTAAAGGAGGCGGAGTAAAAATACTTCTTGATCATCTTGGTGCTACTCCGGATGAG GTCATGGCCATTGGGGATGGGGAAAACGATGTGGAGATGCTGCAGTTGGCTTCTTTGGGTGTTGCTCTCAGCAACGGATCAGAGAAGGCGAAAGCTGTAGCGAACGTCATAGGCATCAGCAACGACGAAGATGGAGCTGCTGACGCTATATATCGTTATGCATTCTGA
- the LOC121784640 gene encoding uncharacterized protein LOC121784640 yields the protein MANSKLRFALSPHLVVGLAAVLLLSVCWNPRSIVAGADSDSDLDFDSDFLLFHQDYSPPAPPPPPPHPPSLSCESDLGGVGSLDTICQIVSSLNITKDVYVEGKGDFVIAANVNVDCSSFAGCELAINVTGNFTLGENASIICGTFQLVADNAFFGNGSTVNTTALAGAPPAQTSGTPQGVDGAGGGHGGRGAACLKDMSKNPEDVWGGDAYAWSSLGKPWSYGSKGGTTSKEIDYGGGGGGRVLFLVTALLDVNGSVLASGGDAGPKGGGGSGGSIYIKAHKMTGSGSISACGGSGFAGGGGGRISVDIFSRHDDPVISVYGGSSIGCPENAGAAGTFYDSVPRSLTVSNHHKSTYTDTLLMDFPQPFLTNVYIRNQAKAAVPLLWSRVQVQGQISLLRGGVLSFGLAHYSMSEFELLAEELLMSDSKIRVYGALRMSVKMFLMWNSKMLIDGGGDENVETSSLEASNLIVLRQSSVIHSNANLGVHGQGLLNLTGPGDCIEAQRLVLSLFYSINVGPGSVLRGPLKNSSDEAVTPKLYCDSQDCPSELIHPPEDCNVNSSLAFTLQICRVEDILVEGFVQGSVVHFHRARTINVQPTGVISTSGMGCHGGIGQGEVLSNGLGSGGGHGGRGGMGCYGDICVDGGITYGYANLPCELGSGSGNDSLEISTAGGGTLVMGSLEHPLITLYVEGSVRADGDSFTSLQKNNASIDKFVGPGGGSGGTILLFLRNLDLRESGNLSSAGGHGSLTGGGGGGGGRIHFHWSDISTGDVYWPIATVNGTIHTMGGLGGVQGHVGENGSISGKACPKGLYGIFCEECPIGTYKNVTGSEKSLCFPCPTDEIPNRAAYIYVRGGITETPCPYKCISDRYHMPNCYTALEELIYTFGGPWLFGLLLLGLLVLLALVLSVARMKFIGVDELPGPAPTQQGSQIDHSFPFLESLNEVLETNRVEESQSHVHRMYFMGPNTFSEPWYLLHTPPEQVKEIVYEGAFNNFVDEINALAAYQWWEGAVHSIFCILAYPFAWSWQQWRRRMKLQKIREYVRSEYDHACLRSCRSRALYEGLKVAATPDLMLAYIDFFLGGDEKRSDLPPRLQQRFPMSLLFGGDGSYMTPFILHNDNIITSLMSQSVPPTTWYRFVAGVNAQLRLVRRGCLRSKFRSVLQWLDTFANPELRLYGLHVDLAWFQATTDGYYHYGLLIYSVEEFNRVSFVCHDGEPGDDEQHSRAVGVHVKDGSSNKSFLGRTQRSAEGNLRGKIYGGVLDFDSLKVLEEKRDLLFILSFLIHNTKPVGHQDLVGLVISILLLGDFSLVLLTLLQLYSLSLADVFLVLFIMPLGILLPFPAGINALFSHGPRRSAGLARVYALWNITSFINIAVAFVCGYIRYRTQSSKTTPSFQPWNMDESEWWIFPLALLLCKCIQSKLVNWHVANLEIQDRALYSNDFDLFWHS from the exons ATGGCTAATTCCAAGCTTCGATTCGCGCTTTCGCCTCATTTGGTGGTAGGATTGGCTGCGGTGCTGTTGCTGTCAGTCTGCTGGAACCCTAGGTCGATTGTTGCTGGTGCGGATTCGGATTCGGACTTGGATTTCGACTCGGATTTTCTGCTGTTCCACCAGGACTACTCGCCGCCggcgcctccgcctccgccgccgcaccCGCCGTCGCTCTCGTGCGAGTCCGATCTCGGAGGAGTTGGTAGTTTGGATACTATTTGCCAGATAGTCTCCAGCTTGAACATAACGAAGGATGTGTATGTAGAAGGGAAGGGTGATTTTGTAATTGCGGCGAATGTTAATGTGGATTGCTCGTCGTTTGCTGGATGTGAGCTCGCTATAAATGTTACGGGTAACTTCACTTTAGGTGAGAATGCGTCGATAATTTGTGGCACCTTTCAGTTAGTTGCGGATAATGCGTTTTTCGGAAATGGCTCTACTGTGAATACTACTGCGTTGGCGGGGGCGCCACCGGCACAGACTAGTGGGACCCCGCAAGGGGTGGATGGAGCGGGCGGGGGCCATGGAGGAAGAGGTGCGGCGTGTTTGAAGGATATGAGTAAGAATCCTGAAGATGTGTGGGGAGGGGATGCTTATGCGTGGTCGAGTTTGGGGAAGCCATGGAGTTATGGGAGTAAAGGAGGGACGACGAGTAAGGAAATTGATTATGGGGGTGGTGGAGGGGGAAGGGTCTTGTTTCTGGTGACAGCGTTATTGGATGTGAATGGGAGTGTTTTGGCCAGTGGCGGAGATGCAGGTCCGAAAGGAGGTGGAGGGTCTGGAGGCAGCATATACATCAAGGCTCATAAGAT GACTGGAAGTGGCAGCATAAGTGCTTGTGGGGGTAGTGGTTTTGCTGGAGGCGGTGGTGGCAGAATTTCTGTAGATATTTTTAGCAGGCATGATGACCCGGTCATTTCTGTATATG GTGGAAGCAGTATTGGTTGCCCTGAAAATGCAGGTGCTGCAGGAACATTTTATGATTCTGTTCCTCGTAGCCTTACCGTGAGCAATCATCACAAATCAACATATACAGATACACTCCTTATGGACTTTCCTCAACCGTTTTTAACGAATGTCTATATAAGAAACCAGGCAAAGGCTGCTGTTCCCCTGCTGTGGAGCCGTGTCCAG GTTCAAGGACAAATCAGCCTCTTGCGTGGAGGAGTGTTGAGTTTTGGGCTTGCACATTATTCAATGTCAGAGTTTGAACTATTGGCAGAAGAGCTGTTAATGAGTGATTCAAAGATTAGA GTTTATGGGGCTCTCCGTATGTCAGTCAAAATGTTTTTAATGTGGAACTCGAAGATGTTAATTGATGGTGGTGGGGATGAGAATGTCGAGACATCATCACTTGAGGCTAGTAATCTCATAGTCCTCAGG CAATCATCTGTTATCCATTCAAATGCAAACTTGGGAGTTCACGGGCAAGGTTTATTAAATTTGACTGGACCAGGAGATTGCATTGAAGCTCAACGGCTAGTTCTATCATTATTTTATAGCATCAAT GTTGGACCTGGATCTGTTTTGCGTGGTCCCCTGAAGAATTCCTCAGATGAGGCCGT GACGCCAAAACTTTATTGTGATTCGCAAGATTGTCCCAGCGAGCTGATCCATCCACCTGAAGATTGTAATGTGAACTCTTCTCTGGCCTTTACCCTACAG ATATGTCGTGTTGAGGATATACTTGTTGAGGGTTTTGTTCAAGGTTCTGTTGTGCATTTCCATAGAGCCAGAACCATCAACGTTCAGCCTACTGGAGTTATAAGCACATCTGGAATGG GCTGCCATGGTGGAATAGGTCAAGGAGAAGTCTTGAGCAATGGTCTTGGTAGTGGTGGTGGGCACGGTGGTAGAGGTGGAATGGGCTGTTATGGTGACATCTGTGTTGATGGTGGCATAACGTATGGATATGCTAATTTGCCTTGTGAACTCGGCAGTGGAAGTGGAAATGATAGCTTGGAAATATCAACAGCTGGTGGTGGTACTTTAG TGATGGGTTCGTTGGAGCATCCCTTGATAACTTTATATGTTGAAGGTTCTGTTAGAGCAGATGGAGACAGCTTCACGAGTCTCCAGAAGAACAATGCATCTATTGATAAGTTTGTTGGTCCTGGAGGTGGTTCTGGGGGTACTATATTGTTATTTTTGCGCAATCTGGATCTTCGTGAATCTGGAAATTTATCTAGTGCTGGAGGTCATGGTAGCCTGACTGGTggcggaggaggtggtggtggaaggATTCATTTTCACTGGTCAGATATTTCCACTGGAGATGTTTACTGGCCAATAGCTACAGTGAATGGAACAATACATACCAT GGGTGGATTAGGTGGTGTACAAGGTCATGTGGGCGAAAATGGAAGTATCAGTGGCAAAGCTTGCCCAAAAGGGCTTTATGGCATATTCTGCGAG GAATGTCCAATTGGCACTTATAAAAATGTCACAGGGTCAGAGAAATCCCTCTGTTTTCCATGCCCAACTGATGAGATCCCTAATCGGGCAGCTTATATTTATGTCCGAG GTGGTATTACCGAAACACCCTGTCCTTACAAGTGTATCTCTGATAGATATCACATGCCAAATTGTTATACCGCTCTTGAAGAACTAATATATACATTTGGCGGACCATGGTTGTTTGGCCTCCTGCTTTTGGGTCTTTTAGTTCTGCTTGCTTTAGTTCTAAGTGTTGCACGAATGAAGTTCATTGGCGTGGATGAGTTACCTGGTCCTGCTCCCACACAACAGGGTTCCCAAATAGATCATTCATTCCCTTTCTTGGAGTCTCTCAATGAG GTGCTAGAAACTAACAGAGTGGAGGAGTCTCAGAGTCATGTGCACAGGATGTACTTCATGGGTCCAAATACGTTTAGTGAACCTTGGTATCTTCTTCATACACCTCCCGAACAAGTCAAAGAAATTGT ATATGAAGGTGCATTTAACAATTTTGTCGATGAGATCAATGCTCTTGCTGCATATCAGTGGTGGGAAGGTGCAGTTCACAGTATTTTTTGCATTCTTGCCTATCCTTTTGCATGGTCATGGCAGCAGTGGCGCCGGAGAATGAAGCTGCAGAAAATTCGAGAATATGTGCGATCTGAATATGACCATGCTTGCTTACGGTCTTGTCGTTCGCGTGCTCTATATGAAGGGCTGAAG GTTGCTGCAACTCCGGATCTAATGCTAGCATATATTGACTTTTTTCTTGGTGGTGATGAGAAGAGAAGTGATCTTCCTCCTCGTCTCCAACAAAGATTTCCTATGTCTCTATTATTTGGAGGAGATGGGAGCTACATGACTCCTTTTATTCTTCATAATGACAACATCATTACTAGTCTGATGAGTCAG TCTGTTCCACCCACCACCTGGTATCGCTTTGTGGCTGGTGTGAATGCACAGTTGCGCTTAGTAAGAAGGGGCTGCCTAAGATCGAAGTTTCGCTCAGTCCTTCAGTGGCTTGATACTTTCGCAAATCCTGAATTGAGGCTCTATGGTTTGCATGTGGATCTTGCTTGGTTTCAGGCTACAACTGATGGTTACTATCATTATGGACTTCTGATATATTCTGTGGAAGAATTCAACCGTGTGTCTTTTGTATGTCACGACGGAGAACCTGGAGATGATGAGCAACATTCACG TGCCGTTGGTGTTCATGTTAAAGATGGGAGTTCAAATAAGAGTTTCTTAGGACGAACTCAGAGAAGTGCTGAAGGGAACTTGAGGGGGAAGATTTATGGTGGGGTTCTAGATTTTGACAGTTTGAAGGTGCTCGAGGAGAAAAGAGATTTACTCTTCATCCTCTCTTTTCTAATTCACAACACCAAACCTGTTGGCCAtcag GATCTCGTGGGTTTGGTGATCTCAATCCTGCTTCTAGGAGATTTTAGTCTAGTATTGCTCACCTTGCTCCAGTTGTATTCACTTTCCCTAGCAGACGTCTTTCTTGTTTTGTTTATCATGCCCCTCGGGATTTTGCTCCCCTTTCCTGCTGGAATCAATGCCTTATTCAGCCATGGACCTAGGCGATCAGCAGGTCTTGCACGTGTATATGCTCTGTGGAACATCACATCATTCATAAACATC GCTGTTGCATTTGTATGTGGCTATATTCGCTATCGAACACAATCAAGTAAAACAACCCCAAGCTTTCAGCCGTGGAATAT GGACGAAAGTGAATGGTGGATTTTTCCCTTGGCTCTTCTTTTGTGTAAATGCATCCAATCTAAGCTCGTAAATTGGCATGTCGCAAATTTGGAAATTCAGGATCGGGCGTTGTATAGTAACGACTTTGACTTGTTCTGGCATTCATAG